The proteins below come from a single Gordonia pseudamarae genomic window:
- a CDS encoding AAA family ATPase, with translation MTSPQSHTDPAAAGAATLSDADTALLEHTIYEVKRVIVGQDQLIERILVGLLARGHILLEGVPGVAKTLAVETFARVIGGSFSRVQFTPDLVPTDLIGTRIYRQGQEKFDTELGPVVANFLLADEINRAPAKVQSALLEVMAERHVSIGGTTYPMPDPFLVMATQNPIENEGVYPLPEAQRDRFLFKVLVGYPSVEEEREIVYRMGNSVPTVSPILDPQTMVRLQKVAGNVFVHHALVDYVVRVINATRRPAEVGLTDVAGWLSYGASPRATLGIVAAARALALVRGRDYVIPQDVVEMIPDVLRHRLVLSYDALADEVDADQVITRVLQTVGLPQVGTQAATPTGYPQNQASPAQQNGQVPNDQAAHHYGGQ, from the coding sequence TTGACCTCCCCGCAGTCACACACCGACCCGGCCGCAGCAGGTGCGGCCACGCTCAGCGACGCAGACACCGCGCTGCTTGAACACACGATCTACGAGGTCAAGCGGGTAATCGTCGGTCAGGACCAATTGATCGAACGGATTCTGGTGGGTCTGCTGGCCCGCGGCCACATCCTGCTCGAAGGTGTACCGGGCGTCGCCAAGACCCTCGCGGTGGAAACCTTCGCCCGCGTCATCGGCGGCAGCTTCTCGCGCGTCCAGTTCACCCCCGACCTGGTGCCCACCGACCTCATCGGTACCCGCATCTACCGGCAGGGGCAGGAGAAGTTCGATACCGAGCTTGGCCCGGTCGTCGCCAACTTCCTGCTCGCCGACGAGATCAACCGCGCACCGGCCAAGGTGCAGTCGGCGCTGCTGGAGGTGATGGCCGAACGGCACGTGTCGATCGGCGGTACCACCTACCCGATGCCCGACCCGTTCCTGGTGATGGCCACTCAGAATCCGATCGAGAACGAAGGCGTGTACCCGCTGCCCGAGGCGCAGCGCGACCGGTTCTTGTTCAAGGTCCTCGTCGGCTATCCGTCGGTCGAGGAAGAACGCGAGATCGTGTACCGGATGGGCAATTCGGTGCCCACCGTGTCGCCGATCCTGGACCCGCAGACCATGGTCCGGCTGCAGAAGGTCGCCGGCAACGTGTTCGTGCACCACGCGCTGGTCGACTACGTCGTGCGCGTGATCAACGCCACCCGGCGCCCCGCCGAGGTCGGTCTCACCGACGTGGCGGGCTGGCTGTCCTACGGTGCCTCGCCGCGCGCCACCCTCGGTATCGTCGCCGCCGCACGGGCGCTGGCACTGGTGCGGGGCCGTGACTACGTGATCCCGCAGGACGTGGTCGAGATGATCCCCGACGTTCTGCGGCACCGGCTGGTGCTGTCCTACGACGCGCTCGCCGACGAGGTCGATGCCGATCAGGTCATCACCCGGGTCCTGCAGACGGTCGGTCTCCCGCAGGTGGGCACCCAGGCCGCCACCCCGACCGGGTATCCCCAGAACCAGGCGTCACCGGCGCAGCAGAACGGCCAGGTCCCCAACGATCAGGCGGCACACCACTATGGCGGCCAATAG
- a CDS encoding NfeD family protein: MSALLWLGAAVLLAVAEMMVGDLMLLMLAGGALAAAGTNAVFDTPVWVDGIVFAVVSLLLLLVVRPVATRHLLSRPRYLSNTEALEGTGAIVTEVVDDRDGRVKLAGEIWSARALEPGARIEPGEQVTVVRIDGAVAIVWRG; encoded by the coding sequence ATGAGCGCACTGCTGTGGCTGGGGGCCGCGGTGTTGCTGGCCGTTGCCGAGATGATGGTCGGCGATCTCATGCTGCTGATGCTGGCGGGGGGCGCGCTGGCGGCTGCCGGAACCAATGCCGTATTCGACACACCGGTCTGGGTCGACGGCATCGTGTTCGCGGTCGTCTCCCTACTGCTGCTCCTGGTGGTGCGGCCGGTCGCCACACGGCATCTGCTCAGCAGACCGCGCTATCTGAGCAACACCGAAGCACTCGAAGGCACCGGCGCCATCGTCACCGAGGTGGTCGATGATCGTGACGGCCGGGTGAAACTGGCCGGCGAGATCTGGTCGGCCCGGGCTCTCGAACCCGGTGCGCGGATCGAACCGGGCGAACAGGTCACCGTGGTGCGCATCGACGGTGCGGTCGCCATCGTGTGGAGAGGATGA
- a CDS encoding VWA domain-containing protein: MSNMSSPSWLLLALVVAALAGIYVYIQRLRTRRALRFANLDVLNRVAPVKRNPLRHVPIALLVVSLLLLTVALAGPQADRKVPRNKATVILVIDVSRSMNATDVAPSRIKAAQAAAKKFADELTEGINLGLISYAGTASTLVSPTPDHTATKAAVDKLQLADKTATGEGIFAAIQQIQTLNTVLGGDKVAPPARIVLLSDGKETVPDNPNNPRGAFTAARKAKEEKIPVSTISFGTMGGTVDLEGDQVPVPVDDESLRKIANISGGEFFTAASLDELNRVYEKLQKDIGYETRRGDNSRPWLIAGTLLALISAFAALLINRRLP, from the coding sequence ATGTCCAACATGTCCAGTCCCTCGTGGTTGCTGCTTGCGCTCGTCGTGGCGGCACTGGCCGGGATCTACGTCTACATCCAGCGGCTGCGGACCCGGCGGGCCCTGCGGTTCGCCAACCTCGACGTCCTCAACCGGGTCGCCCCGGTCAAGCGCAACCCACTGCGGCATGTGCCGATCGCCCTGCTGGTGGTGTCGTTGCTGCTGTTGACGGTCGCGCTGGCCGGTCCGCAGGCCGACCGCAAGGTGCCGCGCAACAAGGCCACCGTGATCCTGGTGATAGACGTGTCGCGGTCGATGAACGCCACCGACGTCGCGCCGTCGCGGATCAAGGCGGCCCAGGCGGCGGCCAAGAAATTCGCCGACGAACTGACCGAGGGAATCAACCTCGGCCTGATCTCGTACGCGGGCACGGCCTCGACGCTGGTCTCGCCCACGCCCGATCACACCGCCACCAAAGCCGCCGTCGACAAGCTGCAACTGGCCGACAAGACGGCCACCGGCGAGGGCATCTTCGCCGCGATCCAGCAGATCCAGACACTCAACACCGTCCTCGGGGGTGACAAGGTCGCGCCCCCCGCGCGCATCGTCCTGCTCTCCGACGGCAAGGAAACGGTGCCGGACAACCCCAACAATCCGCGCGGGGCGTTCACCGCCGCCCGCAAGGCCAAAGAGGAGAAGATCCCCGTCTCGACGATCTCGTTCGGCACGATGGGCGGCACAGTCGACCTCGAGGGTGACCAGGTGCCGGTACCGGTCGACGACGAGTCGCTGCGCAAGATCGCCAACATCAGCGGCGGCGAGTTCTTCACCGCCGCCAGCCTCGACGAACTGAACCGCGTCTACGAGAAGCTGCAGAAGGACATCGGCTACGAGACCCGTCGCGGCGACAACTCGCGGCCGTGGCTGATCGCCGGAACACTGCTCGCCCTCATCTCGGCGTTCGCCGCCCTGCTCATCAACCGGCGCCTACCGTAA
- a CDS encoding DUF58 domain-containing protein — protein MAANSDLPSFDAGLLNDPQLTAALTTLELTVRRKLDGVLQGSHLGLIPGPGSEPGEARPYQPGDDIRRMEWSVTARTTEPHVRQMIADRELETWLVVDASASIDFGTTRCTKRDLTVAAAAAIVHLTAGGGNRHGAIIATGDRLVRVPAASGRAHARALLKAIATTTRTSPGVRGDLHGAIDALRRPQRRHGLAVVISDFLGPINWDRPLRAIGAHHELLGVEVLDPRDLELPAVGEVTLADAESGEVRDFNITERVRQDYAAAAAAHRADVGRTIRRCGGSVMSLRTDRDWVNDTVRFVGARRRGMAAGVG, from the coding sequence ATGGCGGCCAATAGCGATCTGCCGTCGTTCGACGCAGGACTGCTCAACGACCCGCAGCTCACCGCCGCGCTCACCACCCTCGAACTCACCGTCCGCCGCAAACTCGACGGCGTGCTGCAGGGATCACACCTCGGACTGATACCCGGCCCGGGATCCGAGCCGGGGGAGGCGCGGCCGTATCAGCCCGGCGACGACATCCGTCGCATGGAATGGTCGGTGACCGCACGTACCACCGAGCCGCACGTGCGGCAGATGATCGCCGACCGCGAACTGGAGACCTGGTTGGTCGTCGATGCGTCGGCGAGTATCGATTTCGGCACCACCCGCTGCACAAAGCGTGATCTGACGGTGGCCGCGGCCGCCGCCATCGTGCACCTCACCGCCGGCGGCGGTAACCGGCACGGGGCGATCATCGCCACCGGTGACCGGCTGGTCCGCGTGCCCGCCGCGTCGGGGCGGGCCCACGCCCGGGCACTGCTCAAGGCGATCGCCACCACCACCCGCACCAGTCCCGGCGTGCGAGGCGATCTGCACGGGGCGATCGACGCCCTGCGCCGGCCCCAGCGCCGACACGGCCTGGCGGTGGTGATCAGTGACTTCCTCGGCCCCATCAACTGGGACCGGCCGTTGCGGGCGATCGGTGCGCACCACGAACTGCTCGGTGTCGAGGTACTCGACCCGCGCGACCTCGAACTGCCCGCGGTGGGCGAGGTCACCCTCGCCGACGCCGAGAGCGGGGAAGTCCGCGACTTCAACATCACCGAACGGGTGCGCCAGGACTACGCCGCGGCCGCGGCCGCCCATCGGGCCGACGTCGGCCGCACCATTCGCCGCTGCGGCGGATCGGTGATGTCGCTGCGCACCGACCGGGACTGGGTCAACGACACCGTCCGGTTCGTCGGGGCTCGCCGCCGCGGTATGGCAGCGGGGGTGGGCTGA
- the fabG1 gene encoding 3-oxoacyl-ACP reductase FabG1, which yields MADSTDVPARPAVTPRSESVIAGSRGTGPAATPRSVLVTGGNRGIGLAVARRLAADGHKVAVTHRGSGAPDGLFGVRCDVTDADSVDKAFAEVEAHQGPVEVLVANAGITDNMLLMRLSEESFEKVIDANLTGAFRCAKRATKGMQRGKWGRMIFLGSVVAMSGIPGQVNYAASKAGLIGMARSIAREIGSRNITANVVAPGFIETDMTAAMEDRYIDMAKQAIPLGRTGKPEDVAAAISFLASDEGGYITGAVLPVDGGMGMGN from the coding sequence ATGGCAGACAGCACTGACGTTCCCGCGCGCCCGGCAGTTACCCCGCGATCAGAGTCGGTAATCGCTGGCAGCCGCGGCACCGGCCCGGCAGCAACCCCGCGATCGGTACTGGTGACCGGTGGCAACCGCGGCATCGGCCTGGCCGTCGCGCGGCGGCTGGCCGCCGACGGACACAAGGTGGCCGTCACCCACCGAGGTTCCGGCGCACCCGACGGCCTGTTCGGTGTGCGGTGCGATGTCACCGACGCGGACTCGGTCGACAAGGCCTTCGCCGAGGTCGAGGCACACCAGGGTCCGGTCGAGGTGCTGGTGGCCAATGCGGGCATCACCGACAACATGCTGCTGATGCGGCTGTCGGAGGAGTCGTTCGAGAAGGTGATCGACGCCAACCTCACCGGCGCGTTCCGCTGCGCCAAACGCGCCACCAAGGGCATGCAGCGCGGCAAGTGGGGCCGGATGATCTTCCTCGGGTCGGTGGTCGCGATGTCCGGTATCCCCGGCCAGGTCAACTATGCCGCATCCAAGGCCGGCCTGATCGGTATGGCCCGCTCGATCGCTCGCGAGATCGGCTCGCGCAACATCACCGCCAACGTCGTCGCGCCCGGTTTCATCGAAACCGACATGACCGCGGCGATGGAGGACCGCTACATCGACATGGCCAAACAGGCCATCCCGCTCGGCCGCACCGGCAAGCCCGAGGATGTGGCCGCCGCGATCAGCTTCCTGGCCTCCGACGAGGGCGGCTACATCACCGGGGCGGTGCTGCCGGTCGACGGCGGTATGGGTATGGGTAACTAG
- the inhA gene encoding NADH-dependent enoyl-ACP reductase InhA, whose amino-acid sequence MTGILDGKTVLVTGIITDASIAFRTAAVAQEQGATVIITGIPERLRLIDRIAKRLPQEVPPAIPLDITNEEDLGALAGKVAELAPEGIDGVVHSIAFAPKTLMGPDALPFLEGPGPDVAKSFEISAWSYAALARAVLPVMNEGGSIVGMDFDPRTAMPDYNWMGVSKAALESVNRYVAREVGNAKRIRSNLVAAGPIKTLAAKAISGTATDDARKLNMLNEYWDGASPIGWNVDDPTVVGKSVVALLSDWLPGTTGSIVYVDGGASHNTWFPENFLG is encoded by the coding sequence ATGACTGGCATTCTCGACGGCAAGACCGTCCTCGTCACCGGCATCATCACCGATGCATCGATCGCCTTCCGTACCGCTGCGGTGGCGCAGGAGCAGGGCGCCACGGTGATCATCACCGGCATCCCTGAGAGGCTGCGGCTCATCGACCGCATCGCCAAGCGGCTTCCGCAGGAGGTGCCGCCGGCGATCCCGCTCGACATCACCAACGAGGAGGACCTCGGTGCGCTCGCCGGAAAGGTCGCCGAGCTGGCTCCCGAGGGTATCGACGGGGTGGTGCATTCGATCGCCTTCGCCCCCAAGACCCTGATGGGTCCGGACGCGTTGCCGTTTCTCGAAGGTCCCGGCCCCGACGTGGCCAAGTCGTTCGAGATCTCCGCGTGGAGTTACGCGGCGCTGGCCCGTGCCGTGCTGCCGGTGATGAACGAGGGCGGCTCCATCGTCGGCATGGACTTCGATCCGCGCACCGCGATGCCGGACTACAACTGGATGGGTGTGTCCAAGGCTGCGCTCGAATCGGTGAACCGGTACGTGGCGCGCGAGGTGGGCAACGCCAAGCGTATCCGCTCCAACCTCGTTGCCGCCGGTCCGATCAAGACGCTTGCCGCAAAAGCGATTTCGGGCACAGCAACAGACGATGCGCGCAAGCTCAACATGCTCAACGAGTACTGGGACGGTGCCTCGCCGATCGGCTGGAACGTCGATGACCCGACCGTCGTCGGCAAGAGCGTCGTCGCGCTGCTCTCGGATTGGCTGCCCGGCACCACCGGCTCCATCGTGTACGTCGACGGCGGTGCCAGCCACAACACGTGGTTCCCCGAGAACTTCCTCGGATAG
- a CDS encoding Rv1476 family membrane protein has protein sequence MGTGIKLGPLRKDLADDNVSAPAEQVPALREVVEQAKKDGYDVHFVVLTERQPVFTNYRDIATALQQETSGTVIVIGPNAGGSASNEFSRVTLEQATDNLKFTDQTQAAKQMYEKMTEPSINWTVVTLILVLIVVIGGAAARVLGRRRGGAQADAAGPGEQDAQAAPEGAAPGAGPAGGSSSSALPH, from the coding sequence GTGGGCACGGGGATAAAACTCGGCCCGCTGCGCAAGGACCTGGCCGACGACAATGTCTCCGCGCCCGCCGAGCAGGTGCCGGCGCTGCGTGAGGTGGTGGAACAGGCGAAAAAGGACGGATACGACGTCCACTTCGTCGTGCTCACCGAACGTCAGCCGGTGTTCACCAACTACCGCGACATCGCCACGGCGTTGCAGCAGGAGACCTCGGGCACAGTGATCGTCATCGGCCCCAACGCGGGCGGCAGCGCGTCGAACGAGTTCAGTCGCGTCACGCTCGAGCAGGCCACCGACAACCTGAAGTTCACCGATCAGACCCAGGCCGCCAAGCAGATGTACGAGAAGATGACCGAGCCGTCGATCAACTGGACCGTGGTCACGCTGATACTGGTCCTGATTGTGGTCATCGGCGGTGCCGCGGCCCGTGTCCTGGGTCGCCGTCGGGGTGGCGCGCAGGCCGACGCAGCGGGGCCGGGTGAGCAGGACGCCCAGGCCGCTCCCGAGGGTGCCGCACCCGGGGCGGGGCCGGCCGGTGGATCCTCGTCGTCGGCGTTGCCGCATTGA
- a CDS encoding SPFH domain-containing protein, producing the protein MEIVGLTVLAVLVLLVATVLAKSIALIPQAEAAVIERLGRYTRTVSGQLTLLVPFIDTIRARVDIRERVVSFPPQPVITEDNLTLSIDTVVYFQVTNPRAAVYEINDYIIGVEQLTITTLRNVVGGMTLEETLTSRDSINGQLRGVLDEATGRWGLRVARVELKSIMPPPSIQESMEKQMKADREKRATILWAEGQRESAIKTAEGNKQSQILAAEGAKQAAILEAEADRQSRILRAQGDRAAAYLNAQGQAKAIEKTFAAIRSSKPTPEVLAYQYLQQLPEMAKGEGSKVWVVPSDFGSALQGFARSFAEKGDDGVFRYQNNDEPVAEVDESEIDDWFTLARDPEVAAAVAEAEAVARTPVDEAQPARRSSGRDRRAVDTAAEQAQLPSDPVPPARESGFADPQFAGRDHQPDPGSEQPLQHQGPPAQPPAGPHRQAQQGWDVQSGGPQPAQPYHGPQQQPPYQVPPRSGYPLQGPGQPGPGQQGSPRR; encoded by the coding sequence ATGGAAATCGTCGGACTCACGGTACTGGCCGTCCTGGTGCTGCTGGTGGCCACCGTGCTGGCCAAGTCGATCGCACTGATACCGCAGGCCGAGGCGGCCGTCATCGAACGGCTCGGCCGCTACACCCGCACCGTGTCCGGGCAGCTCACACTGCTCGTCCCGTTCATCGACACCATCCGCGCCCGGGTCGACATCCGCGAAAGGGTGGTGTCGTTCCCGCCGCAACCGGTGATCACCGAGGACAACCTGACCCTGTCGATCGACACCGTCGTGTATTTCCAGGTCACCAATCCTCGCGCGGCCGTCTACGAGATCAACGACTACATCATCGGCGTCGAACAGCTGACCATCACCACGCTGCGTAACGTGGTCGGCGGCATGACCCTCGAAGAGACCCTGACCTCCCGTGATTCCATCAACGGACAGTTGCGCGGGGTACTCGACGAGGCAACCGGACGCTGGGGTCTACGGGTGGCACGGGTCGAGCTCAAATCCATCATGCCGCCGCCGTCGATCCAGGAGTCGATGGAAAAGCAGATGAAGGCCGACCGCGAGAAGCGGGCCACCATCCTGTGGGCCGAAGGTCAGCGCGAGTCCGCCATCAAGACCGCCGAGGGCAACAAGCAGAGTCAGATCCTGGCGGCCGAGGGTGCCAAACAGGCCGCGATCCTCGAAGCCGAGGCCGACCGCCAATCCCGGATTCTGCGCGCACAGGGCGACCGGGCGGCGGCGTACTTGAACGCCCAGGGCCAGGCGAAGGCCATCGAGAAGACCTTTGCCGCCATCCGCTCGAGCAAACCGACGCCCGAGGTGCTCGCGTACCAGTATCTGCAGCAACTGCCCGAGATGGCCAAGGGTGAGGGCAGCAAGGTGTGGGTCGTGCCGTCGGATTTCGGTTCGGCGTTGCAGGGCTTCGCGCGGTCGTTCGCCGAGAAGGGCGACGACGGGGTGTTCCGCTATCAGAACAACGACGAGCCGGTCGCCGAGGTCGACGAGTCCGAGATCGACGACTGGTTCACCCTGGCCCGCGACCCCGAGGTGGCCGCCGCCGTCGCCGAGGCCGAGGCGGTGGCACGCACTCCGGTCGACGAGGCGCAGCCCGCCCGCAGGTCCTCGGGCAGGGACAGGCGAGCGGTGGACACCGCGGCGGAGCAGGCGCAGCTGCCGTCCGATCCCGTCCCACCGGCGCGGGAATCGGGCTTCGCCGACCCGCAGTTCGCCGGGCGCGATCACCAGCCGGACCCCGGATCCGAACAGCCGCTCCAGCATCAGGGTCCGCCGGCCCAGCCGCCGGCGGGGCCACACCGGCAGGCCCAGCAGGGCTGGGATGTGCAATCGGGCGGCCCACAACCCGCCCAGCCCTATCATGGACCGCAGCAGCAGCCGCCGTATCAGGTGCCGCCGCGCTCCGGCTATCCGCTACAGGGGCCGGGACAGCCCGGTCCCGGCCAGCAGGGCTCGCCGCGCCGGTGA
- a CDS encoding TVP38/TMEM64 family protein: MRHTDPRAIRTAVVGGLGALAVIAGAYLIPLPPIGSVRDWGDGLGPWFPWAFFTVSAVVTIAPIPRSTFTVMSGVFFGPIVGFTGAMIASTVAAVAAFLVVRRVGREKVRPYLRKPIVRTIEYRLEQRGWLAIGSLRLIAACPFSVTNYCAGLSSVRIVPYVVATVIGMAPGTAAVVFLGDALTGQRDPLLLVLTVIFFATGIAGLLLDSMLPVRTIQATSPAAAGKDPASTRSGATDSVRTDSMRTDSMRAGSMPTDSASTDSARTDSAPTGGA, translated from the coding sequence GTGCGACACACTGACCCGAGGGCGATTCGGACCGCCGTCGTCGGCGGCCTGGGCGCCCTGGCGGTCATCGCGGGGGCCTACCTGATCCCGCTGCCGCCCATCGGCAGCGTGCGCGACTGGGGCGACGGGCTGGGGCCGTGGTTTCCGTGGGCGTTCTTCACCGTGTCGGCCGTCGTCACCATCGCACCGATCCCCCGGTCGACGTTCACGGTGATGTCCGGGGTGTTCTTCGGGCCGATCGTCGGGTTCACCGGCGCGATGATCGCCTCCACGGTCGCGGCCGTGGCCGCCTTCCTGGTGGTCCGCCGGGTGGGCCGGGAGAAGGTACGTCCATACCTGCGCAAACCGATCGTGCGCACCATCGAGTATCGGCTCGAGCAGCGCGGCTGGCTGGCCATCGGGTCACTGCGGCTGATCGCCGCCTGCCCGTTCTCCGTCACCAACTACTGCGCCGGGCTGTCGTCGGTCCGGATCGTCCCCTATGTGGTGGCCACCGTCATCGGCATGGCGCCGGGCACCGCGGCCGTGGTATTCCTCGGCGATGCGCTGACCGGTCAACGCGACCCACTGCTGCTCGTGCTGACCGTCATATTCTTCGCCACCGGCATCGCCGGGTTGCTGCTCGATTCGATGCTGCCGGTGCGCACGATCCAGGCCACGTCACCGGCGGCGGCCGGAAAGGATCCCGCATCGACACGTTCCGGGGCAACCGATTCGGTGCGTACTGATTCGATGCGTACTGATTCGATGCGTGCTGGTTCGATGCCGACTGATTCAGCGTCCACTGATTCGGCGCGCACCGATTCGGCACCCACCGGCGGGGCGTGA
- a CDS encoding DUF3097 domain-containing protein produces MSDRYGRDVLAQPRRATPRVPEVAAELDLVAEDAATGFCGAVVGFEKSYAGDLVRLEDRRGQTRVFLMLPAAFLIDGKPVTLVTPKVQRAGYGRAATGAAPAPTRTASGSRAVPKQRARTARASRIFVEGVHDATLLERVWGDDLRVEGVVVESLDGLDNLDDALSDFQPGPHRRAGILVDHLVAGSKEARLTESVGEHVLVCGHPYIDVWQAVKPASVRIREWPSIPRGTDWKTGICTELGWGTPQDGWRRVLAGVKDFRDLEVPILRSVEELIDFVTAVEDA; encoded by the coding sequence GTGAGTGATCGTTACGGCAGAGACGTCCTGGCGCAGCCGCGCCGCGCCACACCGCGTGTGCCCGAGGTGGCCGCCGAACTCGACCTGGTCGCCGAGGATGCCGCCACCGGCTTCTGCGGCGCGGTCGTCGGCTTCGAGAAGAGCTATGCCGGTGACCTGGTGCGGCTGGAGGATCGTCGCGGTCAGACCCGCGTGTTCCTGATGTTGCCCGCCGCGTTCCTTATCGACGGCAAACCGGTCACCCTGGTCACACCGAAGGTGCAACGTGCCGGCTACGGCCGGGCGGCCACCGGTGCCGCGCCCGCTCCGACCCGTACCGCCTCGGGGTCGCGGGCCGTGCCCAAGCAGCGTGCCCGTACGGCGCGGGCCAGCCGGATATTCGTCGAGGGCGTGCATGACGCGACCTTGCTCGAACGGGTCTGGGGAGACGATCTGCGCGTGGAAGGGGTGGTTGTGGAAAGCCTCGACGGCCTCGACAACCTCGACGACGCCCTCTCCGATTTCCAACCGGGTCCGCACCGGCGCGCCGGCATACTGGTCGATCACCTCGTCGCGGGCTCGAAGGAGGCGCGGCTCACCGAATCGGTCGGCGAGCACGTGCTGGTGTGTGGGCATCCCTATATCGACGTGTGGCAGGCGGTGAAGCCGGCGTCGGTGCGGATCCGGGAATGGCCGAGCATCCCGCGCGGTACCGACTGGAAGACCGGGATCTGTACCGAGCTCGGCTGGGGTACGCCGCAGGACGGTTGGCGGCGGGTGCTGGCCGGGGTGAAGGACTTCCGCGATCTGGAGGTGCCGATCCTGCGGTCGGTGGAGGAGCTGATCGACTTCGTGACCGCCGTCGAAGACGCGTGA
- a CDS encoding ferrochelatase has product MGAFDALLLLSFGGPERPDDVMPFLENVTRGRGVPRERLEAVAEHYYHLGGRSPINQCNRDMIAALNAELSARGRDLPIYFGNRNWYPLVADTVEQMYRDGHRRVLVFGTSAWGGYSGSAQYHEDIAGAVDELSRRIPGSAVDPMLLRKLPQFCAEPDFLDACANAVREAIESLPADPAPRVVFTAHSIPLDADRRYGPVIDGRGIYSRQVADASAAVAARLGIDDYDQVWQSRSGPPQVPWYEPDICDHLEALADGGGQSVVVFPIGFISDHVEVVWDLDNEAASLCAERGLGFVRAATVGTDPAFISLIADLSERYADGGGDLDAPGVGDNGHGS; this is encoded by the coding sequence GTGGGAGCCTTTGATGCGCTGCTGCTGTTGTCGTTCGGCGGGCCGGAGCGGCCCGACGATGTGATGCCGTTCCTGGAGAACGTCACCCGCGGACGCGGGGTTCCCCGGGAACGGCTCGAGGCGGTGGCCGAACACTACTACCATCTCGGTGGCCGTTCGCCGATCAACCAGTGCAACCGCGACATGATCGCCGCTCTGAATGCCGAACTGTCGGCGCGCGGGCGGGATCTGCCCATCTACTTCGGCAACCGTAACTGGTATCCGCTGGTCGCCGACACCGTCGAACAGATGTACCGCGACGGGCACCGTCGGGTACTGGTGTTCGGGACGTCGGCGTGGGGTGGGTATTCGGGTTCGGCCCAGTATCACGAGGACATCGCCGGCGCGGTGGACGAGTTGTCCCGGCGCATCCCGGGCAGCGCCGTCGACCCGATGCTGCTGCGCAAACTGCCGCAGTTCTGCGCCGAACCGGACTTCCTCGACGCCTGCGCGAACGCGGTACGCGAGGCGATCGAATCGCTACCCGCCGATCCCGCGCCCAGGGTGGTGTTCACCGCCCACTCGATACCTCTCGACGCCGACCGCAGGTACGGCCCGGTCATCGACGGTCGCGGCATCTACTCCCGGCAGGTCGCCGACGCCTCAGCCGCGGTCGCCGCTCGCCTCGGCATCGACGACTACGACCAGGTGTGGCAATCGCGTTCGGGTCCGCCGCAGGTGCCGTGGTACGAGCCCGATATCTGTGACCACCTCGAAGCCCTCGCCGACGGCGGCGGGCAATCGGTGGTGGTATTCCCGATCGGTTTCATCTCCGACCACGTCGAAGTGGTGTGGGACCTCGACAACGAGGCCGCGTCACTGTGCGCCGAACGCGGTCTCGGGTTCGTCCGCGCCGCGACGGTCGGCACCGATCCGGCCTTCATCTCCCTGATCGCCGACCTCTCCGAGCGTTACGCAGACGGCGGGGGAGACCTCGACGCGCCGGGAGTCGGGGACAACGGCCACGGCTCCTGA